CTTCAATAGTTTTGCATTCTCCATGAAGCATTCCTGCATCGAGGAGTAATTTCATTACTTGAGGAATCCCCCCAGCTTGATGTAAGTCTACAGTTACGTATTTACCGCTTGGCTTGAGGTCGCAAATTACTGGAACAGTTTGTCTTATACGTTCAAAGTCATCGATTGTTAAATCAACTCCTGCAGTCCTCGCTATTGCAAGTAGGTGAAGGACAGAATTTGTTGAGCCACCAACAGCCATGATGACACTGATCGCATTCTCAAAGGCTTTTTTTGTGAGTAAATCTAATGGTCTGATGTCGTTCTTAACTGCATTGACAAGCACCTGAGCACTTTTGGCAGCGCTCTCTGCTTTCTCATCGTCTACAGCTGCCATTGTTGAACTAAATGGCAAACTAAAACCCATCGTTTCAATTGCCGCAGACATGGTGTTTGCAGTGAACATCCCACCACAACTACCAGGACCAGGGATAGCATTTTTTTCTACTGCTATTAAACGTTTTTCGTCGATTTTCCCACTTGTTAATTGACCGACAGCTTCAAAAGAACTAACTACGGTTAGGTCGCAACCGTCTAATTTCCCAGGCTTAATTGTTCCTCCGTAAACAAAGATTGAAGGTATATTCATTCTTGCCATTGATAACATTGCGCCGGGCATATTTTTGTCGCATCCACCTATTGCTAATACACCATCCATGCTTTGAGCATTGCAAGCTGTTTCAATTGCGTCAGCAATAACTTCTCTTGAAACTAATGAATATTTCATCCCTTCTGTTCCCATAGAGATGCCGTCACTAACAGTTATGGTCCCGAATGTTTGAGGCATTGCACCAGCCTCTTTTAAAGCGGCCTCTGCTCTATTAGCCAGATCCATTAATCCCATATTGCATGGGGTTATTGTGCTGTGACCATTAGCGATTCCAATAATTGGCTTATTAAAGTCATTATCATCAAAGCCAACAGCTCTAAGCATTGCTCTGTTCGGTGACCGTTGAATACCCTGTGTTATCGCATTTGATCTAAGCATTTGATTTCTATTTAATTGTTTAAAAATTAGAATTAATTAGAAGACCCCAGGTCTTCTAATTGTTTCCGTACGTCTGCGATTGCCGAATTAAGCTGTTCAACACGTTGCTCAAGGTGCTCGTTGCTTTGATTCCCTACAGTATTTGATTCTAATTCAGTTGCCTCAGAGCCATCTTGAATCCTTGGTGCATAAAGCATTGCCTTTTGCTTTCTGGTTTCTTGCCTTTTCTCGGCTTCAGAAAGTAACCACCAAGCTAAACCTGCAGCTCCAAGTACGGCACCACTAATTAATGATGCCAAACTTCCTGAATTTGAATCTCGGTATTGGCTCATAGCTTTGAATAACTTCTTTAAATGCTAGTCCGATGAGGTGACTCTGGTTTTGATACGTAATGATGGATCACCAATTCCTGGTGATAGTTCACTTTCTGATATTAATTCAGGATCTATACAAGCACAATAAATATTCAAATCTTGAATATTTTCACCGATTTCTTTAAGTCCTTGATTAGCGGCTAATGCTGTAATCACTCTTATCCTTCTTGCATCAATTTTTTTATTTTTAAGATGATTTAAATCTTTTAAAAGTTGTTTACCGGTTGTTATTTGATCTATGTAAAAAATAATTCCTGCATTTTCCTCAATTTCTTTAGGTAGCCCGCCAATACACAAATTTGAATTAGGAATTAAATTTCTAGCACCCCTAAAGAGCTCAAGCCCTGCAGGCAAATAAGGAATTGCCAAAATAGGAATATTTGGATCAATAATTGAACACTCAATTTTTCCTGCTGAAGCAGTGATCTGCTCTTTTTTACTTGGGATCCAATCTCTCAGAGCTTCATAAGTTAGCCAGGTACCAAGTTGTTCTAGGCCTGTTGCATAGAGGATTTCTGGGGTAGTAGGGTTCCTTAAAATAGTTAACCAATGTGATATGAGTGGGTGCGGAGGAACTATTACTCTTAAGCTCATTGACATGATTCATTCTTGGCCCTATTTGCCATAACGTGAATAATTAAATTACCTGTTAAAAGTCCTTTTAAGCTCCAATGAACAAAAAAACTTCTTTCATCTCTGATTTTAAAGCAATTGTTTTTGCTGTATTACTTATTTTTGTTTTGATCTTTCCT
The sequence above is drawn from the Prochlorococcus marinus str. MIT 1013 genome and encodes:
- the ilvD gene encoding dihydroxy-acid dehydratase; its protein translation is MLRSNAITQGIQRSPNRAMLRAVGFDDNDFNKPIIGIANGHSTITPCNMGLMDLANRAEAALKEAGAMPQTFGTITVSDGISMGTEGMKYSLVSREVIADAIETACNAQSMDGVLAIGGCDKNMPGAMLSMARMNIPSIFVYGGTIKPGKLDGCDLTVVSSFEAVGQLTSGKIDEKRLIAVEKNAIPGPGSCGGMFTANTMSAAIETMGFSLPFSSTMAAVDDEKAESAAKSAQVLVNAVKNDIRPLDLLTKKAFENAISVIMAVGGSTNSVLHLLAIARTAGVDLTIDDFERIRQTVPVICDLKPSGKYVTVDLHQAGGIPQVMKLLLDAGMLHGECKTIEGKTIKEVLRDIPSKPKENQDVIREISNPIYKKGHLAILKGNLASEGSVAKISGVKTPILTGPARVFESEEECLAAILDNRVKAGDVVVVRYEGPVGGPGMREMLSPTSAIVGQGLGEKVALITDGRFSGGSYGLVVGHVAPEAAVGGTIGLVEEGDSITVDANKLLIQLNVEDRELARRRENWKKPKPRYKTGILGKYSRLVSSSSQGATTDQI
- a CDS encoding uracil phosphoribosyltransferase produces the protein MSMSLRVIVPPHPLISHWLTILRNPTTPEILYATGLEQLGTWLTYEALRDWIPSKKEQITASAGKIECSIIDPNIPILAIPYLPAGLELFRGARNLIPNSNLCIGGLPKEIEENAGIIFYIDQITTGKQLLKDLNHLKNKKIDARRIRVITALAANQGLKEIGENIQDLNIYCACIDPELISESELSPGIGDPSLRIKTRVTSSD